One window of the Sparus aurata chromosome 17, fSpaAur1.1, whole genome shotgun sequence genome contains the following:
- the ethe1 gene encoding persulfide dioxygenase ETHE1, mitochondrial: MCSVISRVGPVQRALAVTLRLKANTEGSRYAASESRRFCPGFSTRVDPLRDTRRSYCSRMALTDGLLFRQLFESESSTYTYLLADTETKDAILIDPVLETIDRDLKLVHELGLNLKVAVNTHCHADHITSTGLMKKRLVGLKSAISKFSGASADILLSEGDKISFGKHCLTVRETPGHTDGCVALVSGDQSMVFTGDALLIRGCGRTDFQQGCPEKLYNSVHQKIFTLPEQCLVYPAHDYLGQTVSSVGEERKFNPRLTKSLAEFVNIMNNLNLPKPKKIDVSVPANLVCGVHQV, translated from the exons ATGTGCTCGGTAATAAGCAGGGTTGGACCGGTTCAACGGGCTCTGGCTGTCACGCTTCGCCTCAAAGCGAACACCGAGGGCTCGAGGTACGCGGCATCCGAGAGCAGGCGCTTCTGTCCCGGCTTCAGTACTCGTGTTGACCCGCTTCGAGACACCAGGAGGTCGTACTGCTCCAGAATGGCGCTGACCGATGGACTGCTCTTCAGACAG CTGTTTGAGTCGGAGAGCAGCACCTACACGTATCTGCTGGCAGACACGGAAACCAAAGACGCGATCCTCATCGATCCTGTACTGGAGACTATTGACAGGGACCTGAAGCTCGTACATGAACTGGGGCTCAATCTGAAAGTGGCAG TGAACACCCACTGCCATGCGGACCACATCACAAGCACAGGGCTGATGAAGAAAAGACTGGTTGGGCTGAAGAGCGCAATCTCCAAATTCAGCGGTGCCTCTGCAGATATCCTCCTGTCAGAGGGAGACAAGATCTCCTTTGGAAAACAT TGTCTGACAGTGAGAGAGACACCGGGCCACACTGACGGGTGTGTGGCGCTGGTGTCGGGGGATCAGAGCATGGTTTTCACTGGGGACGCTCTGCTCATCAGAGGCTGTGGCAGGACCGACTTCCAGCAGG GCTGCCCTGAGAAGCTCTACAACTCAGTCCATCAGAAGATCTTCACTCTGCCTGAACAGTGCCTCGTCTACCCAGCACATGACTACTTAG GTCAGACGGTGTCTTCTGTCGGTGAGGAGCGCAAGTTTAACCCACGGTTGACTAAGAGCCTGGCGGAGTTTGTGAACATCATGAACAACCTGAATCTCCCCAAGCCAAAGAAAATAG ATGTTTCAGTGCCTGCAAATCTGGTTTGTGGAGTTCACCAAGTCTGA